TGGAGATGAATAGCGGCGACGTCGCGCCGGAGCTGGCCGACTATCTGCGCCGTTTTCAGCCAGAATGGGTAGAGAAATATTGTCTGGCGATCGATCCCGCCGATAACGAAACCGCGGCGCTGTGGCGCAATAACGTGCTGGTGGAAATTATCCCGCCGGGTGCGCGGCGTCTCTTCTGGCGCGACGGCGACACCCTGCGCGCCGTACTTATGGACACCCGCGACGTACAGGTGCCGACGGAGATAATGACCGCCGTGTTGCAGCCGCGCGGCCGCGATGCCGTAGTGAAAGGGCGCGACGCCATCCTGACCGTTAACGTGCCCGCCTGGCACGTTGGCGTGCTGAAAATCGACGGCGTTACGCAGCCGCTGCTACCGCCGGGCTTAAGCGCGTACTGGAAAATCAATCATCTGGTGGAAGCGGAAGTCGTAGATACGCGCCTTCAGGCGATGGAAGTCTCCGGCCAGGAGATCCTGACTAAAGATAAAGTGAACCTGCGCATTAATCTGGGGGCCAACTGGCGCTATCAGGACGTGTTGCAGGCATACAGCCAGCTTGCCAAGCCGCTGGAGCATTTATACCGCGAATTGCAGTTTGCGCTGCGCGAGGCGGTGGGTACCCGCACGCTCGATGAGCTGCTGGAAAATAAACAGATCATCGATGACGTGGTGAGCGCGCAGGTTATCGCCCGTATGGCACCGTTTGGTATCGACGTGGCGTCGACCGGCGTGAAGGACATCGTGCTGCCGGGCGACATGAAAACGATTTTGTCGCGGCTGGTGGAGGCGGAGAAATCCGCGCAGGCGAACGTGATTCGTCGTCGTGAAGAGACCGCCGCGACCCGTTCGCTGCTGAACACCGCAAAAGTCATGGAAAACAATCCGGTCGCGTTGCGACTGAAAGAGCTCGAAACCCTGGAAAAAGTGGCGGAGCGTATCGATAAGATCTCCGTATTCGGCGGCCTGGATCAGGTGCTGCAGGGGCTGGTACAGATTAAAGGGGTATAACAATGGAAGAGAATAGCTATCAGACGCTGGCGCAGGCTAACGGCGCGCCGGTAAAAATGTGGACCCACGGCGTGCCGGTAGAGCCGGAAGCGCGTGAGCAACTGCTGAAAACGGCGAAAATGCCTTTTATTTTTAAACACCTGGCGGTAATGCCGGATGTGCATCTGGGTAAAGGCTCGACCATCGGCAGCGTGATCCCGACCAAAGGCGCGATTATCCCGGCGGCGGTGGGGGTGGATATCGGCTGCGGAATGATCGCGGTGCGCACGTCGCTCGTGGCGCGCGATCTTCCGGATAACCTGAGCGGGTTGCGCAGCGCCATCGAACAGGCCGTCCCGCACGGGCGCACCACAGGGCGCGGTCAGCGTGATAAAGGTGCGTGGTCGAACACGCCGCAGGATGTGGATCACCACTGGGCATCGCTTGCGCCGCGCTTTAAACGCCTGACGGATAAATACCCCAACCTGTTGAAGACTAACAATCATCAGCATCTGGGAACGCTCGGTACGGGTAATCACTTTATCGAGATCTGCCTTGATGAACAGGAGCGCGTGTGGGTGATGCTGCACAGCGGATCGCGCGGCGTGGGTAACGCCATCGGCACTCATTTCATCGGGCTTGCGCAGAAAGATATGCAGCGCCATATGGCGAATCTACCGGACCGCGATCTCGCCTATTTTGAAGAAGGCAGCAAGCACTACGCCGATTACATTGAGGCGGTCGAATGGGCGCAGGATTTCGCGCGCCAGAACCGCGAAGTGATGATGAACCGCATGCTGGCGGCGCTTTCCGCGATTATCACGAAGCCGTTTATGACGCAGCAGGAGGCCGTGAACTGCCACCATAACTATGTGCAGAAAGAGACGCACTTTGGCGAAGAGATCCTGGTGACGCGCAAAGGGGCGGTGTCGGCGCAAAAAGGCCAGATGGGGATCATTCCGGGGTCTATGGGCGCCAAAAGCTTTATCGTGCGTGGGCTGGGAAACGAAGAGAGCTTCTGTTCATGCAGTCACGGCGCAGGGCGCGCCATGAGCCGTACCGCGGCGAAAAAACGCTTCACGGTGGAAGATCAAATTCGCGCCACGGCGCACGTTGAGTGCCGTAAAGACAGCGACGTGATCGATGAGATCCCGATGGCGTATAAAGACATCGACGCCGTGATGGCCGCGCAGTCGTCGCTGGTGGAGATTGTGCATACGCTGCGTCAGGTCGTGTGCGTGAAAGGATGATTTTTAAGGAAAAATGATGGAACTGAACGGGGTGGACGCCGCCATGCGCGAGCGCGTGCGGCAGGTGTTAAACGAGGTGGAAACAAAGTATGGCGTGAAGGTGCTTTACGCCTGCGAATCGGGGAGCCGGGGCTGGGGCTTTGCCTCGCCGGACAGCGACTACGACGTGCGCTTTCTCTATGTGCATCCGCCGGCGTGGTATTTACGGGTCGATGCGCCGCGCGATGTTATCGAACTGCCCATCGACGACACGCTCGACGTCTGCGGCTGGGAGTGGCGCAAAGCGCTCGGGCTGCTCAAGCGGGCGAACCCGACGCTTATCGAGTGGCTCGACTCGCCGATAGTCTACCGGCAGGATGAGACCGCCATCGGCGCGCTGCGCGACCAGGTGCCGCTCTGGTTCTCCGCTGAGCGTGCGCGCTGGCACTACTACTCAATGGCCCGCAAAAACTTTCACAGTTATTTGCAGGGCGAGACGGTGCGGCTGAAGAAATATTTCTACGTGCTGCGCCCGCTGCTGGCGGTGCGTTGGGTGGAAGCGGGTAAGGGCGCGCCGCCGATGCGCTTTCGCACGCTGCTGGAGGGCACGGTGAACGATCCGCTGCTGCGAGAAGAAATCGACGCGCTGCTTGCCGCCAAACAGCGGGCGGGTGAGGCCGAGTATGGCGCACCGATGCCGCGGATACACGCGTTTATCGCCGCAGAGCTGGCGCGCGGCGAAACGCCGCCGGAGCTGCCGCACAGTGAAAAGGCGCAGGCGAGTCAGTTAGATAAGCTGCTTTATGAAACGGTGATGGCCTGACAATGTCAGGCCATTTTTTTACTTATTCAAAAAGATTCTGGTGCAGCTTCTGGACGACCTGTTCGGCATCGTTGCCCGGCACCAGGAAGCAGAGGTTATAGCTCGACGCGCCGTAGCAAATCATGCGGATGTTAAACGGCTCCAGCACGCCAAACACCTCTTTGCCGACGCCGCAGGCTTTGGAAAGGCTGTTGCCAATCAGCGCCACCAGCGCCAGGTTTTCTTCCACTTCCACGCGGCAGAGCGAGGAGAGCTCGGTCAGCAGCGCCTGGGTCAGCAGCGTATCGCCGGTTGAGGTGGAGCCGGTCGTGTCGAGCGTCAGCGCCACGCTCACTTCCGACGTGGTGATCAGATCGACGGAAATATTATGGCGCGCCAGGATGCTGAACACTTCCGCGAGGAAACCGCGCGAGTGCAGCATGTTCAGGCTGTGGAGCGTCAGCAGCGTCTGCTTGCGGCGCAGCGCCAGCGCGCGGAACAGCGGCGGGTTGGTGGTTTTGTTGCACACCAGCGTGCCGCCTGCCTTTGGATCTTTGCTGGATCCGACAAACACCGGAATGTCGCTGCGCACGGCCGGCAGCAACGTCGCCGGGTGCAGCACTTTCGCGCCAAACGTTGCCATTTCGGCGGCTTCTTCAAAGGCGATTTCATCAATGCGTTTCGCGGCGGGCACCACGCGCGGATCGGTGGTGTAGATGCCCGGCACGTCGGTCCAGATATCCACGCGGCGCGCTTTCAGCGCCTCGGCGAGGAGGGCGGCGGTATAGTCGCTGCCGCCGCGGCCAAGCGTGGTGGTGCGTCCTTTGGCTTCGCTGCCGATAAACCCCTGGGTGATAACCAGCCCTTCCGCCAGGCGCGGCGCGAGCTGCTGCGTGCAGAGCTCGGCGAGCGCCGCGACATCCGGCTCGGCGCGGCCAAAGCGATCGCTGGTGCGCATCACTTTACGCACGTCAAACCAGCGCGCGTCCACGCCGCGCTCGCGCAGGATCTCAACAAACAGCAGGGTGGACATTAGTTCGCCGTGGCTGACCAGCTCATCGGTAAGCGCGGTGGAGGTCGCCAGCGACGCGGCTTCAGAAAGCGTGGCGATGTTTTCCAGCAGGCGATCAATCTCTTCGCGGATCACCGTCGGGTTTTGCAGGCGTTCCAGAATGTCGTACTGAATTTTGCGGATGGCGTCGAGCTTTACATAGCGCTCGGTCGCTTCGAGGCCTTCTGCCAGTGCCACCAGCAGGTTGGTGATCCCGGCGGAGGCGGAAAGCACCACCAGGCGGACGTGGCCGTCGTCCAGGACGACATCGGCGCTGCGGTTCATGGCGTCGAAATCCGCCACGCTGGTGCCGCCAAATTTAGCGACCACTAAAGAATCTGTCATAACAACCTCGTGTCAGGGCGCCATGCATCATGTATGGCGGAATCTGTTCAGCCTGGGCACAAGGAAAGCGCAGTAAAGGGGCGGACGCAGGAGGATAAAACCAACGTTACGATACACCCAGAAGCGCTCCACCTTGCGAAACGTTAGACTGCCGTCGTTTCGGGTGACAGCCCAGGGGATTCAGCCCCTGCAGCCGATGACGCGCCTTACCAGACAGCGCGCCATCTCGGCGTCGTTCCCCCTCGCGTGTGGTCGTGGGACGGGTTCCTCGCACACGTTACCTGGCCGACGCGCCTCTTCCTTTGATTTTCTTCCTGTTTGTGGCTACGCGTGTGTTGGCTTTCCTCGCTCACCCCAGTCACATACTTTTGTATGCTCCTGGGGATTCGCTGCGTCGCCGCCTTCGCGTAACCCCAAACCGTTTGAAAATCGTGTTTATATTCAGCTCGGGATTCACTCGCTTACCGCCTTGCCACACCCCGAACTATTTTGGAAAACAAGGATTTTCTTTCTGTTTGTGGCTACTTCGCGGCATCGCCGCCTGCGCGTAACCCCAAACCGATTGAAAATCGTGTTTTTGTTCTGCCCGGGATTCGCTCGCTTACCGCCTTGCCAGATCCCGAACTTCTCTGAAAAACACAGGCGGCTTCAGGTTGCGTAAGCAAATGGCTAAAGCCGCAGAAAAAAACAGGCCAGGCGTGCGCAGGGCGCGTCGGGCCGGTACTTATTCATAAATAAAGGGTTGGCCGGGGGATTGTCAACGATACGGTCATGGGGATTTTTCATATTACGCAGGCTGCCAGGAAAATAACTTATAACGACTATACTTTTCTCTTGTCGCCGGGGAGGCTGGCGTCCGGCCTTATGATAAAAATCATCACAATTTCAGCGACTGGCGCTACAATCGACCGCAGTCACAATTCTCAAATCACAAGAGTATTGCTATGAAAAACATCAACCCAACGCAGACTTCTGCCTGGCAGGCACTACAAAATCACTTCGACGCGATGAAGGATGTCACCCTCGCTGAGCTCTTCGCGAAAGACGCTGACCGCTTCGGTAAATTCTCCGCCACCTTCAACGATCAGATGCTGGTGGACTACTCCAAAAACCGCATCACGGAAGAAACCCTCAGCAAACTGCTGGATCTGGCAAAAGAGACCGATCTGGCGGGCGCCATTAAATCGATGTTCTCCGGCGAGAAGATCAACCGCACTGAAGACCGCGCCGTACTGCACGTCGCGCTGCGCAACCGCAGCAATACGCCGATTCTGGTAGACGGCAAAGATGTGATGCCGGAAGTGAACGCCGTGCTGGAGAAGATGAAAAAATTCTCAGAGGCCATTATCTCCGGCGAATGGAAAGGCTATACCGGTAAGCCCATCACTGACGTGGTGAACATCGGTATCGGCGGCTCTGACCTCGGCCCGTTCATGGTGACCGAAGCGCTGCGCCCGTACAAAAACCACCTCAACATGCACTTTGTTTCTAACGTCGACGGCACCCACATCGCCGAAGTGCTGAAAAAAGTGAACCCGGAAAGCACCCTGTTCCTGGTAGCGTCCAAAACCTTCACCACCCAGGAAACCATGACCAACGCCCACAGCGCGCGTGACTGGTTCCTGAAAACCGCCGGTGACGAAAAGCATGTAGCGAAACACTTCGCGGCACTCTCCACCAATGCGAAAGCGGTCGGCGATTTCGGCATTGATACGGCTAACATGTTTGAGTTCTGGGACTGGGTCGGCGGCCGTTACTCTCTATGGTCGGCGATTGGCCTCTCCATCATTCTGTCCGTGGGTTACGACAACTTTGTTGAGCTGCTCTCCGGCGCGCACGAGATGGACAAACACTTCTCCACCACGCCGTTTGAGAAAAACCTGCCGGTGCTGTTGGCGCTGATTGGCATCTGGTACAACAACTTCTTTGGTGCCGAAACCGAAGCGATTCTGCCGTACGACCAGTACATGCACCGTTTCGCGGCGTACTTCCAGCAGGGCAATATGGAATCCAACGGTAAATATGTTGACCGTGACGGTAACGCCGTGGATTACCAGACTGGCCCGATTATCTGGGGTGAGCCGGGCACCAACGGCCAGCACGCGTTCTATCAGCTGATCCACCAGGGCACTAAACTGGTGCCGTGCGATTTCATCGCGCCGGCGATTACGCATAACCCACTCTCTGACCACCATCAGAAACTGCTCTCAAACTTCTTCGCCCAGACCGAAGCGCTGGCGTTCGGTAAATCCCGTGAAGTGGTAGAGCAAGAGTTCCGTGACCAGGGCAAAGATCCGGCACAGCTGGAAAACGTGGTGCCGTTTAAAGTGTTTGAAGGCAACCGCCCGACCAACTCCATCCTGCTGCGTGAAATCACTCCGTTCAGCCTGGGCGCGCTGATTGCGCTCTACGAGCACAAAATCTTCACCCAGGGTGCCATTCTGAACATCTTCACCTTCGACCAGTGGGGCGTGGAGCTTGGCAAACAGCTTGCTAACCGCATTCTGCCGGAACTGGGTGATAACAAAGAAATCGCCAGCCACGACAGCTCCACCAACGGCTTAATTAACCGTTATAAAGCCTGGCGCGGCTGATTTTAAATAAGCGTGTCAAATAAGCGTAATGATGCCGGCAATATGCCGGCATTCTTTTCTCAGATAAATCTTGTTGTTCACCCGCCTCCCGCTACTCTTTAATCTTGAGGTTAATCCGAAAATCGCCGCGCCCGGCTTCTGCACGCCTGAAGCCTTTCAGATAAACCGGATTTCCGTTTTGCAGGGATATATTATAACAAATTGAAAAACAGGCGATTTATATAAAATCTATTACGCCATCCTTCACTGTTTGTCTAATTATCCTAAAACCCTGTGCCTATTTCCCTGGGTCGTAAACCGACAGGGGTTGTTGTGTATACTCGGAAGCGCCTGAAAATCTTTTCAGGTAAATCTCCATTCATTCAATGAAGGGAAATTGATATGAAGAAAATCCTTAGTGGCGTTTTCGCCATTGCAGCGCTTGGCGCTGTCTCAGCCCAGGCTGCACCGGTTAGCGTCGGTGAAGCGGCAGGCTCGGCAGCGACCTCCGTGTCGGTTGGCAGCTCCAGCGCCACCGCGTCAAGCACTGTAGGGTCAGTTGTCGGTGTGGCGCTTGCCGCCACCGGCGGCGGCGATGGTTCCAACACCGGGACCACGACCACCACCACCACCAGCACTGCCACCCAGTAAACCCTTCGGGGGCTTTAACCATAACCACACTACGGTGTGGTTATTTTGACTTTTTTTGGGGAAATATCGTGAAGCGACTCGCGATTGTGTTGATGTGCCTGATGATTCAGGCCTGCTCCACCACGACCAAGGGACTCGGCAATTCACTCAGGCAAAGTATTTTCGGCCCGGATGGGGTGCAGCTCACGGATGAAGATATCCAGAACATGCCCTACGCCAGCCAGTACATGACGCTGAATAACGGCCCGCAGCTCTTTGTGGTGCTCGCCTTTTCTGAAAACGGCCAGCAAAAATGGGTGACGCAGGACCGCGCGACGATCGTGACGCAGCATGGGCGCGTCGTAAAAACCTTAAGCCTCGCCGATAACCTGATAGACATGAACAATCTGGCGGCCGACCCGCTGGCGCACGCTAACCAGATTATCGACGGCGCAAGCTGGACCCGCACGATGGGCTGGACCGAGCGCCATCAGGTGCGTTACGCCACCGCCCGTTCCACCTTTACCTGGGATGGCACCGATACCCTGAAAGTGGGCAGCGACATCACGCCGGTGCGCATTCTGGATGAAGAAGTGACCACAGAAGCCGCCACCTGGCATAACCGCTTCTGGGTGGACAGCGATGGGCAGATTCGTCAGTCAAAACAATATCTGGGAGCGGGGTATTTTCCGGTCACCACCATTCTGTTGAAGGCAGCGAAATAATGAAAACCACACTTATCGCTTCGCTGATATTTAGCCTCGGCAGCTTTTGCGCTTTCGCCGACGGCACCATTACCGTTTACCGGGACCATGCACAGCCGCTAAAAGTTTCCGGCGCGAAACATCTCGCCGATCTGGTTTCTCAACCGCAGTTAGCCGGCAGCTGGTGGCTGGGTGCGGTAATCAGCGAACGTCAGGCAAGCGTTGAGGCGCAGGCGCAGCATCAGGTGCTGTTAAACCGTCTCGCGTCCCTTGCCGCCGAAGAGGGCGGCGATGACGGCGCGGCGATTAACCGCGTGCGCCAGCAGTTACAGGCCATCAAAGTGACAGGCCGTCAGAGAGTGATCCTCGACCCGGACCGCGTGCGGGTGCGTCCGCACAACAACCCGCCGCTGGAAGGTGATTACGAGCTATGGGTCGGCCCGCAGCCGTCCACTATTACGCTTGTCGGGCTCGTCAGCGCGCCTGGCAAAAAAACGTTTACGCCCGGCAAGCCGGTGACGGACTACCTCGATGAGGTCAGCCGTCTCAGCGGCGCCGAGCGCAGCTACGCCTGGCTGATTCAGCCGACCGGGCGCGTGGAAAAGGTGCCGGTGGCGTACTGGAATAAGCGCCACGTAGAGCCGATGCCTGGCAGCATTCTGTATGTCGGCTTCGCTGACCATACGTTTACCTCAGCGTATGACGGGCTGAACGAGCAAATCATCTCTTCTCTGACGCATCGGATACCGGATTAATGAAAAAACATTACTACTTCAGCCTGCTGGCGCTGGCGGTCGCTTCCGCCTGCCATGCCGAAACGTATCCGGCGCCAGTTGGCCCTTCACAAACGGATTTCGGCGGCGTCGGCCTGATGCAGACGCCGACGGCGCGCATGGCGCGCGAGGGCGAGCTGAGCCTGAACTATCGCGATAACGATCAGTATCGCTACTACTCCGCTTCTATTCAGCTTTTCCCGTGGCTGGAAACCACGCTGCGCTACACCGACGTGCGTACCCGTGAATACTCCAACGTGGATGCGTTTTCCGGCGACCAGACCTATAAAGATAAAGCGTTTGATCTCAAGCTGCGCCTGTGGGAAGAGGGCTACTGGCTGCCGCAGGTGGCGGTGGGCGCGCGCGATATCGGCGGTACGGGGCTGTTTGACGCCGAATATCTGGTCGCCAGCAAAGCCTGGGGGCCGTTTGATTTCTCGCTCGGTCTGGGCTGGGGCTATCTCGGCACGAGCGGCAACGTGAAGAACCCGCTCTGCCAGTACGACGATAAATTCTGCTACCGCGACCCGAGCTATCAGCGCGCGGGCTCCATTGACGGCAGCACGATGTTCCACGGCCCGGCGGCGATTTTCGGCGGTATCGAATACCAGACGCCGTGGCAGCCGCTGCGCCTGAAGCTGGAGTATGAAGGTAACAACTATACCCAGGACTTCGCGGGCAAAATCGATCAGAAAAGTAAATTCAACGTGGGCGCGATTTACCGCGTCGCCGACTGGGCGGATGTTAACCTGAGCTACGAGCGCGGCAACACCGTGATGTTTGGCTTTACCCTGCGCACTAACTTTAACGATCTGCGTCCGTCTTACACCGACAACCGTCGCCCTGAATATGATCCGCAGCCGCAGGACGCGGTGTTGCAGCACAGCGTGGTGGCGAACCAGCTTACTTCGCTGAAATACAATGCCGGGCTTAACGATCCGCAGATTCAGGTGAAGGGCGATACGCTCTACGTGACGGGCGAGCAGTATAAATACCGTGATTCGCGTGAAGGGATCGAGCGCGCCAACCGCATCATCATGAATGACCTGCCGCAGGGCGTGAACCGTATCCGCGTGACCGAAACGCGTCTCAACATGCCGCAGGTCACAACAGAGACTGATGTGGCGAGCCTGAAGCGACACCTGGAAGGCGAGCCGCTTGGCCATGAGACGCCGCTCGCACAGCAGCGCATGACGCCGGTCGTTGCCGAGAACCCGGAACAGGGCTGGTATATTGAGAAATCGCGCTTTAACATCGCGCTCAATCCGGTGCTGAACCAGTCCATCGGCGGCCCGGAAAACTTCTACATGTACCAGTTGGGCCTGATGGGCACCGCCGACTGGTGGATGACTGACCACCTGCTGACGTCCGGCAGCGTGTTTGTGAACCTAGCGAACAACTACGACAAGTTCAATTACACCGACCCGAAAGACAATTCACCGCTGCCGCGCGTGCGTACCCGCGTGCGTGAATATGTGGAGAACAACTATTACGTAAACAACCTGCAGGCGAACTACTTCCAGCATCTGGGCGGCGATTTCTACGGCCAGATCTACGCGGGCTATCTGGAAACCATGTATGCCGGCGCGGGCGCGGAAGTGCTGTGGCGTCCGGTGGACAGCAACTGGGCGTTCGGTATTAACGGCAACTACGTGAAGCAGCGCGACTGGACCAGCCCGCAGAATATGATGAAATTCACCGATTACAGCGTGAAAACCGGTCATCTGACCGCGTACTGGACGCCGCCGTTTGCGCAGGATGTGCTGATTAAAGCGAGCGTCGGGCAGTATCTGGCAGGTGATAAGGGCGGCACGCTGGAGGTCGCGAAACACTTCGACAGCGGAATTGTGGTGGGCGCGTACGCGACTATCACTAATGTGTCGCCGGAGGAGTACGGCGAGGGCGATTTCACCAAGGGCGTGTATGTGTCGGTGCCGTTTGATCTCTTCACCACAAGCCCAACCCGCAGCCGCGCCGCGATCGGCTGGACGCCGCTCACCCGTGACGGTGGTCAGATGCTGGGCCGTAAGTTTGATCTCTATAGCATGACCAGCGATAAGAGCCTGAACTTCCGGTAATCGTGCGGTGGTTCAGGTTTACGGAGCGGTGGGTAGTTTATGTGGGATGGTGGGTGCGCTTCGCTTACCCACCCTACGGATGGCCCCTGTTCAACGGTGGGTGAGATGTTGTAGGGCGGGTAAGCGCAGCGCACCCGCCACGCAATGGAATGCTACAACCGCCGCAACAACCGCGCCGGGTTACCGGCGTACACCCCTTTCTCGGTAATCGACTTTGTCACCACGCTGCCTGCGCCAATCACCGCGCCGTCGCAAATCGACACCGCGAGAATGGTCGCATTGCTGCCAATCGACACGCCATTACCAATCACAATCCGCCCCCAACTCTCGCTGTCCGGGTCCGGCTTGCCGTCCCGAAACATGTCGTTGGCGAACATCACGCCGTGACCGATAAAACAATCTTCGCCAATGGTCACGTACTCGCAAATAAACGTATGCGACTGCACCCGCGTACCGCGCCCGATTCGGGAATGGCGCTGGATCTCCACAAACGGGCCGACAAACACCTCGTCGCCCAGCTCGCAGCCATATACGTTGGCGGGCTGATAAATCACCACGTCGCGCCCGACGCTCACATCGCGCACGGCCACTTCACGCAGTTCAGGCACAGGCGTCGTCATCACGCACGCTCCCGCTCAACACGCGCGACAATCTGCGCCAGCGCGGCGCGTGGGCTGGTGAGCAGTTTAGGGTGGCTGAAATAACGCTCCGCGCCTGCCATGGAAGCCTGCGCCAGCGCCACGCAGCCTGCGCCGCGCGCGAAGGCCTGCTGAGTGGCTTCGGCGACGCGCTGGTGAAAGGCGTCGTGCTGACCGCTCTGAAACAGCGCCCAGGCATCAGGGATAATCTCAACGCCAAGCGGCGTGGTCGGCGGGAGTGTTGCACGAAACAGCGCGGCAGTCGGGTGCAGCGTAGTCGGCGCGGCGCAGAGCACCACAACGGGCTGTCCGGCGGTGACTGCCGCCTGCGCCAGCGCGCGATCAACACGCATAATGCCCGGGTCCTGCGCGAGAAAATCAGCGGCGGAGCCCAGCGTGGAGCAGGTGAGCAGCACCACGTCGGCGTCGGTGCGCAGATCCGCGAGCGCGGCGATTGTCTCTTTTTCAATCTCGGGCGTGACGCCGCCTGCGGCTTGCGCCTGTTCAAGCAGGTGCGGCATCACTTTATGGGTTATTAAGGCGTCTTGCGGGAGATTCAGCGCGCGGGCAGCTTCATCAAAAACCGCCACATTGCTTTGCGCCGTATGCAGGCAGGCTATTTTCATCTTCTTTCCCTGTTATCAGTAAGCGTTACGGTGCCAGCCTCTCGCGGGCCGGGCAAAACCTGAACCTTTAACTATAGACGCTCGCTGCGTTTTTAGTCTTGCCACAGCCCGAGCGCCCATAAAAAAAGGCGGCACGAGGGCCGCCAAAAGTGACTTCTTAGTCAGGGATACAATGGTACTACAGTGGCAAAATAACGATGAAGAGACTTAACCCTTAACGCCCCCCGCCGTGAGGCCGCTTACCAGCCAGCGCTGTGCCAGCAGGAAGACCACGGTAATCGGGATGGCTGACAGCACAGCCGCCGCCGCGAAATCGCCCCACAGGTAGTTTTGCGGGTTGAGATATTGCTGCATGCCGACCGCCAGCGTGTAGCTATCGACATCACGTAGCAGCAGCGAGGCGACCGGTACTTCCGTAATCGCGCCGATAAACGAAAGAATAAAGACCACCGCAAGGATAGGCACCGACAGCGGCAGCAGCACCAGACGAAACGCCTGCCACGGTGTCGCGCCATCCAGCGCCGCCGCTTCTTCAAGCGATCCGTCAATCGTTTCGAAATAGCCTTTGATTGTCCAGACATGTAGCGCGATGCCGCCCAGATAGGCGAAGATCACGCCGCCGTGCGTATTAAGCCCGATAAAGGGAATGTACTGGCCGAGACGGTCAAACAGGGCGTAGAGCGCCACCAGCGACAGCACCGCCGGGAACATCTGGAAAATCAACAT
The genomic region above belongs to Cronobacter malonaticus LMG 23826 and contains:
- a CDS encoding slipin family protein, with the protein product MNNKVTIRKGQLGLLAKQGDFYQVLEAGEHRLPWFNKPDVTLVEMNSGDVAPELADYLRRFQPEWVEKYCLAIDPADNETAALWRNNVLVEIIPPGARRLFWRDGDTLRAVLMDTRDVQVPTEIMTAVLQPRGRDAVVKGRDAILTVNVPAWHVGVLKIDGVTQPLLPPGLSAYWKINHLVEAEVVDTRLQAMEVSGQEILTKDKVNLRINLGANWRYQDVLQAYSQLAKPLEHLYRELQFALREAVGTRTLDELLENKQIIDDVVSAQVIARMAPFGIDVASTGVKDIVLPGDMKTILSRLVEAEKSAQANVIRRREETAATRSLLNTAKVMENNPVALRLKELETLEKVAERIDKISVFGGLDQVLQGLVQIKGV
- a CDS encoding RtcB family protein; amino-acid sequence: MEENSYQTLAQANGAPVKMWTHGVPVEPEAREQLLKTAKMPFIFKHLAVMPDVHLGKGSTIGSVIPTKGAIIPAAVGVDIGCGMIAVRTSLVARDLPDNLSGLRSAIEQAVPHGRTTGRGQRDKGAWSNTPQDVDHHWASLAPRFKRLTDKYPNLLKTNNHQHLGTLGTGNHFIEICLDEQERVWVMLHSGSRGVGNAIGTHFIGLAQKDMQRHMANLPDRDLAYFEEGSKHYADYIEAVEWAQDFARQNREVMMNRMLAALSAIITKPFMTQQEAVNCHHNYVQKETHFGEEILVTRKGAVSAQKGQMGIIPGSMGAKSFIVRGLGNEESFCSCSHGAGRAMSRTAAKKRFTVEDQIRATAHVECRKDSDVIDEIPMAYKDIDAVMAAQSSLVEIVHTLRQVVCVKG
- a CDS encoding nucleotidyltransferase domain-containing protein, coding for MELNGVDAAMRERVRQVLNEVETKYGVKVLYACESGSRGWGFASPDSDYDVRFLYVHPPAWYLRVDAPRDVIELPIDDTLDVCGWEWRKALGLLKRANPTLIEWLDSPIVYRQDETAIGALRDQVPLWFSAERARWHYYSMARKNFHSYLQGETVRLKKYFYVLRPLLAVRWVEAGKGAPPMRFRTLLEGTVNDPLLREEIDALLAAKQRAGEAEYGAPMPRIHAFIAAELARGETPPELPHSEKAQASQLDKLLYETVMA
- the lysC gene encoding lysine-sensitive aspartokinase 3; translated protein: MTDSLVVAKFGGTSVADFDAMNRSADVVLDDGHVRLVVLSASAGITNLLVALAEGLEATERYVKLDAIRKIQYDILERLQNPTVIREEIDRLLENIATLSEAASLATSTALTDELVSHGELMSTLLFVEILRERGVDARWFDVRKVMRTSDRFGRAEPDVAALAELCTQQLAPRLAEGLVITQGFIGSEAKGRTTTLGRGGSDYTAALLAEALKARRVDIWTDVPGIYTTDPRVVPAAKRIDEIAFEEAAEMATFGAKVLHPATLLPAVRSDIPVFVGSSKDPKAGGTLVCNKTTNPPLFRALALRRKQTLLTLHSLNMLHSRGFLAEVFSILARHNISVDLITTSEVSVALTLDTTGSTSTGDTLLTQALLTELSSLCRVEVEENLALVALIGNSLSKACGVGKEVFGVLEPFNIRMICYGASSYNLCFLVPGNDAEQVVQKLHQNLFE
- the pgi gene encoding glucose-6-phosphate isomerase, which codes for MKNINPTQTSAWQALQNHFDAMKDVTLAELFAKDADRFGKFSATFNDQMLVDYSKNRITEETLSKLLDLAKETDLAGAIKSMFSGEKINRTEDRAVLHVALRNRSNTPILVDGKDVMPEVNAVLEKMKKFSEAIISGEWKGYTGKPITDVVNIGIGGSDLGPFMVTEALRPYKNHLNMHFVSNVDGTHIAEVLKKVNPESTLFLVASKTFTTQETMTNAHSARDWFLKTAGDEKHVAKHFAALSTNAKAVGDFGIDTANMFEFWDWVGGRYSLWSAIGLSIILSVGYDNFVELLSGAHEMDKHFSTTPFEKNLPVLLALIGIWYNNFFGAETEAILPYDQYMHRFAAYFQQGNMESNGKYVDRDGNAVDYQTGPIIWGEPGTNGQHAFYQLIHQGTKLVPCDFIAPAITHNPLSDHHQKLLSNFFAQTEALAFGKSREVVEQEFRDQGKDPAQLENVVPFKVFEGNRPTNSILLREITPFSLGALIALYEHKIFTQGAILNIFTFDQWGVELGKQLANRILPELGDNKEIASHDSSTNGLINRYKAWRG
- the yjbE gene encoding exopolysaccharide production protein YjbE: MKKILSGVFAIAALGAVSAQAAPVSVGEAAGSAATSVSVGSSSATASSTVGSVVGVALAATGGGDGSNTGTTTTTTTSTATQ
- a CDS encoding YjbF family lipoprotein, with protein sequence MKRLAIVLMCLMIQACSTTTKGLGNSLRQSIFGPDGVQLTDEDIQNMPYASQYMTLNNGPQLFVVLAFSENGQQKWVTQDRATIVTQHGRVVKTLSLADNLIDMNNLAADPLAHANQIIDGASWTRTMGWTERHQVRYATARSTFTWDGTDTLKVGSDITPVRILDEEVTTEAATWHNRFWVDSDGQIRQSKQYLGAGYFPVTTILLKAAK